The Coleofasciculus chthonoplastes PCC 7420 genome includes a window with the following:
- a CDS encoding nSTAND1 domain-containing NTPase, whose protein sequence is MNRQALIVGINTYDTQHLKNLTSPTKDANAIAQLLIDRGNVEVRRIPAFNTPVDSTTPIRVTLTQLEAALVQLLLPEGNTIPDTVLLYFSGYGLCKNQDRQTSFLATSDINPNRGNWGLSLSWLRDLLQQSPVREQIIWLDCYCNDEGFDLTQADPGYRGQGYSRCFIATCQSQRDGERGKWGDKDNLQTRQLNPTESNHYSQLASILLLGLDSSKHPPGWVTNYTLVELINQLSPPLIFANAGNPILLIRTRETDPESLPALPPSAPERFCPYKGLAYFDYKNEDPQYFYGRETLTDKLLEHIRTNNFLAVIGTCGSGKSSLIRAGLLHQLQRGQRLSGTQEWLTLIFQPGEHPLQNLARSFINPHNPERDYQFAQTMKLIQMGAVGLGIVVRTRAEKQRLVLVVDQFEQVFTCCQDETERQQFFDCLLGGLERTDNQLCLVIGMRTDFLSHCATYPELIQKIQALMVTVTPMTREGLKTAIIKPAQQVGVEIESDLVTQLLLDVEDAASLPLLQFMLTQLWQRRPVDRLMVAEYYRWGKLQGTIEKHANRVYHSLSDNEKEIAKDIFGALIQLNENGQVTARQVDPSELILSFKVNSRNQFKSVETCHGTSHTMSGNTESGKLEEKVSAAGHSSVVNSKPSPRRSRRVNTQPSLRAGFVPRLLSIAKRKFLNPPLHNQNYALEDREGSILNNFSPTNAVNDFISDRHSTKAVTAVMQKLIDAGLIVTHSGKWNQTLVTIAHESLIQHWLKLQEWVEEKRHGMRLQRQIEAAAIEWQTQGKPHRFLSELTLTEAEYYRDHLHLSTLGQDLIQQNLQHKGTRRGLARGGLIFAIALLSLTSGMGMSRWYKTAQMAQREHLYKNAATVQNLLPVEPIKGLLLAIETTGQSYAKFQHVDQRIASSLWQAIEVARERDRLDHESAVNAVAFHPDNQILVSGTEDGLVHLWTRQDNLIRQSLPGHKDEVTGVAVSPQGQVIASSSQDGKIRLWTVPGQPLGQPFFGQDWITSIAWSPDGQFLVSGGKDGTVQVWNRQGNPIGQPFIGHQGVVFTVAFSPDGETIASGSGDGTIRVWNRQGQPLGQPFRGHEGVVFDLAFSPNGERIVSGGRDGTVRLWNRQGELIGEPWRGHQGVVFAVAFSPDGETIASGSGDGTIRLWNSQGQLRGQPLRGHQGAVRSLAFSPDGERLASGSQDKTVRLWDVRILPEPQDWQTGLRVACDRLENHPVFERPHPANTLSRDICQAKESRTHR, encoded by the coding sequence ATGAATCGACAGGCTTTGATCGTTGGGATTAATACTTACGATACTCAGCACCTGAAAAACTTGACATCACCGACAAAGGATGCAAATGCGATCGCGCAACTCCTGATTGATCGCGGTAATGTCGAAGTCAGGCGGATTCCGGCTTTTAACACTCCTGTTGATTCAACCACCCCGATTCGAGTTACCCTGACTCAACTTGAAGCCGCATTAGTGCAACTCTTGTTACCAGAAGGAAACACAATTCCCGATACGGTTCTGCTGTATTTCTCTGGCTATGGACTCTGCAAAAACCAAGATAGACAAACCAGTTTTTTAGCCACCAGCGATATTAACCCAAATCGCGGTAACTGGGGATTGTCTCTGTCATGGCTGCGTGACTTGTTGCAACAAAGTCCAGTTCGAGAGCAAATTATTTGGTTAGATTGCTATTGTAACGATGAAGGATTTGACCTCACCCAAGCTGATCCGGGATATCGGGGTCAGGGATACAGTCGTTGTTTTATCGCCACCTGTCAGTCACAAAGGGATGGGGAGAGGGGAAAATGGGGAGACAAGGATAACCTGCAAACACGACAACTGAATCCGACTGAATCGAATCATTACAGTCAGTTGGCGTCCATTCTATTATTAGGACTCGATTCCAGCAAGCATCCCCCTGGCTGGGTGACCAACTATACCCTAGTAGAATTAATTAATCAATTGTCCCCACCCCTAATTTTTGCTAACGCCGGGAATCCGATTCTGTTAATCCGTACCCGTGAAACTGACCCAGAATCTTTACCCGCTTTACCCCCCAGCGCACCTGAACGGTTTTGTCCTTATAAAGGTTTAGCCTATTTTGACTACAAAAATGAAGATCCCCAGTATTTTTATGGGCGAGAGACGTTAACAGATAAACTCCTCGAACATATCCGCACCAACAATTTCCTGGCGGTAATCGGAACCTGTGGTAGTGGCAAATCTTCGCTAATTCGCGCCGGACTTTTGCATCAGCTTCAACGGGGACAACGCTTATCAGGAACTCAGGAATGGCTAACTTTAATTTTTCAACCCGGTGAACATCCTCTCCAGAATTTAGCCCGATCCTTTATCAATCCCCATAACCCAGAACGCGACTATCAGTTTGCACAAACCATGAAACTGATCCAAATGGGGGCGGTAGGATTAGGAATTGTGGTGCGGACAAGGGCTGAAAAGCAACGGTTAGTGCTGGTAGTCGATCAATTTGAACAGGTGTTTACTTGTTGTCAGGATGAAACCGAACGACAACAGTTTTTTGATTGTTTGTTGGGTGGACTAGAACGTACCGATAATCAACTTTGTCTGGTTATCGGGATGCGAACGGATTTTTTAAGTCATTGTGCAACTTATCCAGAATTGATCCAAAAGATTCAGGCGCTGATGGTGACGGTGACGCCAATGACCAGGGAAGGATTGAAAACCGCTATTATTAAACCCGCCCAGCAGGTGGGTGTAGAGATTGAGTCAGATTTAGTCACTCAACTACTCTTAGATGTAGAGGATGCTGCCAGTTTGCCGTTGCTCCAGTTTATGTTAACTCAACTGTGGCAACGGCGTCCAGTGGATCGGTTAATGGTAGCCGAATATTATCGTTGGGGTAAGCTGCAAGGAACAATCGAAAAACACGCCAACCGTGTTTATCACTCGTTGTCGGATAATGAGAAAGAAATTGCCAAAGATATTTTTGGGGCGTTAATCCAATTAAATGAAAATGGTCAAGTTACGGCGCGACAAGTAGACCCGTCTGAATTAATCCTGAGTTTTAAAGTAAACTCTAGAAACCAATTCAAATCTGTAGAGACGTGCCATGGCACGTCTCATACTATGTCTGGGAACACAGAATCAGGTAAACTAGAGGAAAAGGTTAGCGCAGCGGGACACAGTTCAGTCGTTAACTCAAAACCATCCCCTCGAAGGTCGCGAAGGGTCAACACTCAACCCTCACTCAGGGCGGGTTTTGTACCAAGGTTACTATCAATAGCGAAACGAAAATTCCTAAACCCGCCCCTACACAATCAAAACTATGCCCTCGAAGATCGTGAAGGGTCAATACTCAACAATTTTTCCCCAACAAATGCGGTAAACGATTTCATTAGCGATCGCCATTCCACGAAAGCGGTAACAGCCGTAATGCAAAAATTAATTGATGCTGGCTTAATTGTTACTCACTCCGGAAAATGGAACCAAACCCTGGTAACGATTGCTCACGAATCCCTAATTCAGCATTGGTTAAAACTGCAGGAATGGGTCGAAGAAAAACGCCACGGGATGAGACTACAGCGCCAAATTGAAGCGGCGGCGATTGAGTGGCAAACTCAAGGAAAACCGCACCGATTTTTATCGGAGTTAACCCTAACTGAGGCAGAGTATTATCGAGATCATCTCCATTTATCTACGTTAGGACAAGACTTAATTCAGCAGAATCTCCAGCACAAAGGAACGCGACGAGGTTTAGCTAGGGGAGGATTAATTTTCGCGATCGCGCTATTGAGTCTGACCAGTGGGATGGGGATGAGCCGATGGTATAAAACGGCACAGATGGCTCAACGGGAACACTTGTATAAAAATGCCGCTACCGTCCAAAATTTGCTCCCAGTGGAACCGATTAAGGGATTATTACTGGCAATTGAAACAACGGGTCAAAGTTATGCTAAATTTCAGCACGTCGATCAGCGGATTGCGTCTAGTCTTTGGCAGGCAATTGAGGTAGCTAGAGAACGCGATCGCTTAGACCACGAATCAGCGGTTAATGCGGTCGCTTTTCATCCTGATAATCAAATCTTGGTCAGTGGAACGGAGGATGGTTTAGTTCATCTGTGGACGCGACAGGATAATTTAATTCGTCAATCCTTACCCGGACATAAAGATGAGGTGACAGGAGTTGCTGTTAGTCCCCAGGGACAGGTGATTGCTAGTAGTAGCCAGGATGGTAAAATTCGCTTGTGGACGGTTCCAGGTCAACCCCTAGGTCAGCCGTTTTTTGGACAAGATTGGATCACCTCAATAGCTTGGAGTCCAGACGGTCAATTTCTGGTCAGTGGTGGGAAAGATGGAACCGTTCAGGTGTGGAATCGCCAAGGTAATCCCATCGGTCAACCGTTCATCGGACATCAGGGAGTCGTTTTTACAGTGGCGTTTAGTCCGGATGGAGAAACGATTGCTAGTGGGAGTGGGGATGGTACGATTCGCGTATGGAATCGTCAGGGTCAACCCTTGGGTCAACCGTTTCGGGGACATGAGGGTGTGGTTTTTGACCTGGCGTTTAGTCCCAATGGTGAGAGGATTGTCAGTGGGGGACGCGATGGGACGGTACGCTTATGGAATCGTCAAGGTGAGTTAATCGGTGAACCTTGGCGAGGACATCAGGGAGTCGTTTTTGCGGTGGCGTTTAGTCCGGATGGGGAAACGATCGCCAGTGGTAGTGGGGATGGTACAATTCGCTTATGGAATTCTCAGGGTCAGTTACGGGGTCAACCATTACGGGGACATCAAGGTGCGGTGCGATCGCTGGCGTTTAGTCCGGATGGTGAGAGACTTGCCAGTGGTAGCCAGGATAAAACAGTACGCTTGTGGGATGTGCGGATTTTACCAGAACCGCAAGATTGGCAAACTGGGCTGCGGGTGGCGTGCGATCGCCTCGAAAATCATCCCGTTTTTGAACGTCCGCATCCGGCAAATACCCTATCTCGTGATATTTGTCAAGCTAAAGAATCAAGAACTCATCGTTAA
- a CDS encoding LL-diaminopimelate aminotransferase, producing MQFAQRLQPLQANVFADMDQAKAKAKALGQDIIDLSLGSSDLSASDHVVAAIEASLHDPSTHGYLLFHGTQAFRQAVAKAYSQRFGIPVDPETEVLPLIGSQEGTAHLPLAILNPGDFALLLDPGYPSHVGGVYLAGGQIYPMPLLAENQFLPVFEEIPTSVLAQARMMVLNYPHNPTSAIAPLSFFQKAVAFCRQHDVVLVHDFPYADLVFSPDSTAPANLNALAPSVLQADPNKDISIEFFTFSKSYNMGGFRIGYAIGNAQLIKALRQIKAVVDFNQYRGILNGAIAALQGNQDGVQAMVATFQKRRDAFVQALNRIGWQVPLPQATMYIWAKLPQPWHKNSIQFCTQLVEETGVAASPGAGFGKAGEGYVRFALVQEPDVLETAVQRIAGFMRSHK from the coding sequence ATGCAGTTTGCTCAACGTTTACAACCCCTGCAAGCCAATGTGTTTGCTGATATGGATCAGGCGAAGGCAAAAGCTAAAGCCTTGGGTCAAGATATTATTGACCTATCTTTGGGTTCCTCTGATTTATCGGCATCGGATCACGTCGTTGCCGCTATTGAGGCTTCGCTGCATGACCCTAGCACTCATGGTTACTTACTGTTTCATGGGACGCAAGCGTTTCGTCAGGCTGTAGCTAAGGCGTATAGCCAACGATTTGGTATTCCGGTTGACCCAGAAACGGAGGTTCTGCCTCTGATTGGTTCCCAAGAGGGAACGGCACATTTACCTTTAGCGATTCTCAACCCCGGTGATTTTGCCTTGTTGCTTGATCCAGGGTATCCGTCTCATGTCGGTGGGGTGTATTTGGCAGGGGGTCAAATCTATCCGATGCCTCTGTTGGCAGAAAATCAGTTTTTGCCTGTTTTTGAAGAAATTCCTACCTCTGTCCTTGCCCAAGCTAGGATGATGGTGTTGAATTATCCCCATAATCCCACCAGCGCGATCGCACCGTTATCGTTTTTCCAGAAAGCGGTGGCTTTTTGTCGTCAGCATGATGTGGTTCTGGTTCACGATTTCCCTTATGCTGACTTGGTATTTTCTCCAGATAGCACAGCACCCGCCAATCTTAACGCCCTAGCGCCCTCTGTTTTACAAGCTGACCCCAATAAAGACATCTCGATTGAGTTTTTTACCTTTTCTAAATCCTATAATATGGGCGGCTTTCGCATTGGGTATGCGATCGGCAATGCTCAACTGATTAAGGCGTTGCGCCAAATTAAGGCGGTGGTGGATTTTAACCAGTATCGCGGAATTTTAAACGGTGCGATCGCGGCACTACAGGGAAATCAAGATGGTGTGCAAGCGATGGTAGCTACGTTTCAGAAACGGCGGGATGCGTTTGTGCAGGCGTTAAACCGTATCGGTTGGCAGGTTCCACTTCCCCAAGCAACGATGTATATTTGGGCAAAATTACCCCAACCTTGGCACAAAAATTCGATCCAATTCTGCACCCAGTTAGTTGAGGAAACTGGAGTGGCTGCATCACCAGGAGCAGGTTTTGGCAAAGCTGGGGAAGGATATGTCCGCTTTGCTTTGGTGCAGGAACCTGATGTGCTAGAAACAGCCGTGCAGCGAATAGCGGGATTTATGCGATCGCATAAGTAG
- the trxA gene encoding thioredoxin gives MSNVLEITDQDFETEVLKADKPVLVYLWANWCGPCRLVSPSVNWIAENYSDRLKVTKMEVDPNPVTVKQYNVEGVPSLLLFKNGEVAQFHEGAIGKQKLQEMIDNEL, from the coding sequence GTGAGTAACGTACTTGAGATTACCGATCAGGACTTTGAGACTGAAGTTTTAAAAGCTGACAAGCCAGTGCTAGTGTATCTGTGGGCAAATTGGTGTGGACCTTGCCGCCTCGTCTCGCCCTCAGTGAATTGGATTGCGGAGAATTATAGCGATCGCCTGAAAGTGACTAAGATGGAAGTTGATCCAAATCCCGTTACTGTGAAGCAGTATAACGTCGAAGGAGTCCCCTCACTCTTACTCTTTAAAAATGGAGAGGTTGCCCAGTTCCATGAAGGTGCTATTGGGAAGCAAAAGTTGCAGGAAATGATAGACAACGAGCTTTGA
- a CDS encoding PspA/IM30 family protein yields MGLFDRLSRVVRANLNDMVSKAEDPEKILEQAIIDMQEDLVQLRQAVARSIATQKRTEQQYNKNQSEANNWQQRAQLALQKGDETLAREALQRKKSVADTANVLKGQLEQQTTQVDTLKRNLIALESKISEAKTKKDMLKARASSAKANEQLQSTLGRLGTSSAMGAFERMEDKVMELEARSQAAHELGGADLENQFAALESGSDVDDELTAMKAQLSGGSVSQPALEGTSEQKTDSGAAPQSEVDDELEQLRKQIDNL; encoded by the coding sequence ATGGGACTATTCGATCGCCTGAGCCGAGTTGTCAGAGCTAATCTTAACGATATGGTTAGCAAGGCTGAAGACCCAGAAAAAATTCTGGAGCAAGCCATTATTGACATGCAAGAAGATCTGGTACAACTGCGCCAAGCCGTTGCCCGATCCATTGCCACCCAAAAACGTACCGAGCAACAATATAATAAAAACCAATCCGAAGCCAATAACTGGCAGCAACGCGCCCAACTTGCCCTGCAAAAAGGGGATGAAACCCTAGCCCGGGAAGCACTCCAGCGCAAAAAATCCGTTGCTGATACAGCCAATGTCCTCAAAGGTCAGCTTGAACAGCAAACGACTCAAGTAGACACCCTGAAGCGTAACCTAATTGCCTTGGAAAGCAAAATTTCTGAGGCGAAGACCAAAAAAGATATGCTCAAGGCACGGGCGAGCTCTGCCAAAGCCAATGAGCAGTTACAAAGTACCCTTGGTCGTTTGGGAACTAGCTCGGCAATGGGGGCATTTGAGCGGATGGAAGACAAAGTGATGGAACTCGAAGCCCGTTCCCAAGCGGCTCATGAGTTGGGTGGTGCTGACTTAGAAAATCAATTTGCTGCCCTGGAATCGGGGAGTGATGTTGATGATGAGTTGACGGCAATGAAAGCCCAGCTATCCGGTGGTTCTGTCTCTCAGCCCGCTTTAGAAGGCACATCAGAGCAGAAAACTGACTCAGGTGCTGCCCCCCAATCCGAAGTTGACGACGAATTGGAACAACTGCGAAAGCAAATCGACAATTTGTAA